From the Clavibacter phaseoli genome, one window contains:
- a CDS encoding regulatory protein RecX, with amino-acid sequence MVRFPSEGEQGTGPGPDEIAPVASLADRRSRRAAARPLVEPPAPVEEPPARRVEPTHPARGRSVTEVDGIVTIGAAVDESEAGRALAAQERIAEARRVLAEAEAQAAARASGDVVGAFPETAPAEADTADDSTPAAWRAEQERAELARAKAEQDEAYRQDMIRLEEDRVEDERREAEAEEERAAERTPERQRRRADNVLANRLRGRGLSLAEAREVLDGAEIDPDIAEETLARYVSLQYIDEAALAEQILHTHLDRKGLGRRSVEMEMRRRKLDPLVIEEAMAEQPDDELARATEVAMKRVGQLSSYDDETAERRLTSFLMRRGYGGGLVRDAAKAALATRRGSSRVRFR; translated from the coding sequence ATGGTCAGATTCCCCTCCGAGGGCGAGCAGGGCACGGGCCCCGGGCCCGACGAGATCGCCCCCGTCGCCTCCCTCGCCGACCGGCGTTCGCGTCGTGCAGCGGCTCGTCCGCTCGTCGAGCCCCCGGCGCCCGTCGAGGAGCCGCCCGCGCGCCGGGTCGAGCCGACGCACCCCGCGCGAGGCCGGTCGGTCACGGAGGTGGACGGCATCGTCACGATCGGCGCGGCGGTGGACGAGTCGGAGGCGGGCCGTGCCCTCGCCGCGCAGGAGCGCATCGCGGAGGCGCGGCGCGTCCTCGCGGAGGCCGAGGCCCAGGCAGCGGCGCGAGCGTCCGGCGACGTGGTCGGCGCGTTCCCGGAGACGGCACCGGCCGAGGCCGACACCGCGGACGACTCGACCCCGGCCGCATGGCGCGCCGAGCAGGAGCGTGCCGAGCTCGCGCGCGCCAAGGCGGAGCAGGACGAGGCGTACCGGCAGGACATGATCCGCCTCGAGGAGGACCGCGTCGAGGACGAGCGCCGCGAGGCGGAGGCCGAGGAGGAGCGCGCCGCCGAGCGCACGCCCGAGCGCCAGCGGCGGCGGGCGGACAACGTCCTCGCCAACCGGCTGCGCGGTCGCGGGCTCTCCCTCGCCGAGGCCCGCGAGGTGCTCGACGGCGCGGAGATCGACCCGGACATCGCGGAGGAGACGCTCGCCCGCTACGTGTCCCTGCAGTACATCGACGAGGCCGCGCTGGCGGAGCAGATCCTGCACACGCACCTGGATCGCAAGGGGCTCGGCCGTCGGTCGGTCGAGATGGAGATGCGCCGCCGCAAGCTCGACCCGCTCGTCATCGAGGAGGCCATGGCCGAGCAGCCGGACGACGAGCTCGCACGCGCCACCGAGGTCGCCATGAAGCGGGTGGGGCAGCTCTCGTCCTACGACGACGAGACGGCCGAGCGCCGTCTCACGTCCTTCCTCATGCGTCGCGGCTACGGGGGCGGCCTCGTGCGCGACGCGGCCAAGGCGGCGCTCGCCACCCGGCGCGGCTCGTCCCGCGTGCGCTTCCGCTGA